One Setaria italica strain Yugu1 chromosome I, Setaria_italica_v2.0, whole genome shotgun sequence DNA window includes the following coding sequences:
- the LOC101767372 gene encoding uncharacterized protein LOC101767372 produces the protein MAAYCNEVRKLKDKFDGLEVNHVVRHFNEAADELAKAVSGRKPVPDGVFMSNQFKPSIRYQEPGRVGNTPPAPDPSPDLGEVGNAPPVPGSGTNPDEVGDAPPALGSKTDPSDPEVMEIDADPAAGPDPLPDWRAPYLDYLIRDMLPTNKIEGFYWPTAVADTTHVVHTCEGC, from the exons atggcagcctactgcaacgaagtcCGTAAGCTCAAAGACAAGTTTGACGGGCTAGAGGTCAACCACGTCGTAAGGCacttcaacgaggcagctgacgAATTGGCAAAGGCGGTGTCCGGCCGAAAGCCCGTACCTGACGGCGTCTTCATGAGCAACCAATTCAAGCCCTCCATCCGGTACCAGGAGCCAGGGAGGGTCGGCAACACGCCACCTGCCCCGGACCCGAGCCCCGACCtaggagaggtcggcaacgcgccacctgtcccgggctCGGGCACCAACCCAGACGAGGTCGGCGACGCTCCACCTGCCCTAGGGTCGAAGAccgacccctccgaccccgaggtcatggagatcgatgcAGACCCAGCAGCAGGGCCCGACCCCTtgcctgactggagagccccgtacctggactacctcatccgcgacaTGCTCCCGACGAACAAGATAGAG ggcttctactggccgacggcggtcgccgacaCCACCCACGTGGTCCACACCTGCGAGGGGTGCTAA